Proteins found in one Aethina tumida isolate Nest 87 chromosome 1, icAetTumi1.1, whole genome shotgun sequence genomic segment:
- the LOC109608844 gene encoding derlin-2 — protein sequence MAYQTLSNEYMNMPPVTRAYTTACIITTLAVQLELTSPFQLYFNPILIVKQGQIWRLITTFLFFGTFGFNFFFNMIFTYKYCRMLEEGSFRNRTSDFVLMFLFGAAFMIAFAFFVNLLFLGQAFTIMIVYIWSRRNPDVRMNFFGLINFQAPYLPWVLLGFSVLLGNAVYVDLVGIAVGHIYFFLEDVFPKQRGGFKILKTPTFLRSLFDPVEDVNYARLPEEHPGGFEWGGNNADRPLNDDQLANNQQ from the exons ATGGCGTACCAGACACTCAGCAatgaatatatgaatatgCCCCCTGTGACCAGGGCATATACTACAGCTTGCATTATCACAACATTGGCAGTG CAATTGGAACTAACCTCtccatttcaattatatttcaatccaattttaattgtaaagcaGGGGCAGATATGGAGATTGATAACGACGTTTTTATTCTTTGGGACGTTCGGGTTCAACTTCTTCTTCAACATGATATTTACATACAAATATTGCAGAATGCTGGAGGAAGGTTCATTCAGAAATAGAACCTCCGATTTTGTGTTGATGTTCCTGTTCGGAGCTGCTTTCATGATT GCATTTGCATTCTTTGTAAATTTACTATTCTTAGGACAAGCCTTTACCATTATGATAGTGTACATATGGTCCAGAAGAAATCCTGATGTGAGAATGAACTTTTTTGGCCTAATTAATTTCCAA GCTCCATATTTGCCTTGGGTCCTGTTAGGTTTTTCTGTGCTGCTTGGAAATGCAGTTTATGTAGATTTGGTGGGAATTGCTGTCGGGCATATCTATTTCTTTTTGGAAGATGTGTTCCCAAAACAGAGAGGaggatttaaaattctaaaaacgcCAACATTTTT AAGATCATTGTTTGATCCAGTGGAGGATGTGAATTATGCGCGCTTACCTGAAGAACACCCTGGCGGTTTTGAATGGGGTGGCAATAACGCCGACAGGCCACTCAACGACGATCAACTTGCCAATAACCAACAGTGA
- the LOC109608848 gene encoding cytoplasmic phosphatidylinositol transfer protein 1 yields the protein MVLTKEYRICMPMTVEEYQIGQLYMIARHSFEQSGDGEGVEVVENKECFDTKHGKGQFTEKRIHLSSRLPYWIQSWVPKIFYITEKAWNYYPFTITEYTCSFIPRFNISIETKYENNNGCTENCLNLTPEQLAERLVDHLDIAYDEVSAKHYKEEEDPRFFKSKKTQRGPLVDGWRSNYTPIMCSYKLVHASFEVFGLQTKVEDYIHSCVREVLLLGHRQAFAWIDDWIEMDLEDVRKYESDLQKQTNMLLNINGASTPANEATSSADPPKTPSVEGTPTSPKSPVKKGYFNWF from the exons ATGGTTTTAACCAAGGAATACCGGATATGCATGCCGATGACTGTCGAGGag TATCAAATTGGCCAGTTGTATATGATAGCGAGGCACAGTTTCGAGCAATCTGGGGACGGTGAAGGTGTTGAAGTTGTCGAAAACAAGGAGTGTTTTGACACAAAACATGGAAAAGGCCAATTCACTGAAAAGAGAATTCACTTGTCCAg cCGCCTTCCTTATTGGATTCAATCTTGGGTTCCtaagattttttacataactGAGAAAGCTTGGAATTACTATCCATTTACTATTACTGAGTATACT TGTTCATTTATTCCAAGATTTAACATATCAATTGAAACTaagtatgaaaataataatgggtGTACTGAAAAT TGTCTTAATTTGACCCCAGAACAACTGGCTGAAAGGTTGGTTGATCATTTGGACATAGCTTATGATGAAGTGTCAGCCAAGCATTACAAGGAAGAGGAGGATcctagattctttaaatcaaAGAAAACTCAAAGGGGTCCCCTTGTTGATGGCTGGAGGAGCAACTACACCCCAATTATGTGTTCCTACAAACTAGTCCATGCATCTTTTGAAGTGTTTGGCCTACAAACCAAAGTTGAGGACTACATCCACTCt tgcGTTAGAGAAGTTCTCTTGTTGGGCCACAGACAAGCTTTCGCGTGGATTGACGATTGGATAGAAATGGATTTGGAGGATGTTAGGAAATATGAAAGTGATCTCCAAAAGCAGACTAATatgcttttaaatattaatggtgCTTCTACACCTGCAAATGAAGCAACTTCTTCAGCAGATCCTCCAAAAACTCCCTCTGTTGAAGGTACACCCACTTCGCCAAAGTCGCCGGTTAAAAAAggatattttaattggttttaa